A part of Pseudomonas sp. HR96 genomic DNA contains:
- a CDS encoding ABC transporter substrate-binding protein, whose amino-acid sequence MASVHKLTLIAGLVAAVLGSNAQAEGKISIAQQFGIGYLILDVVRDQHLIEKHGKAEGLDITVDWNSISGATAMNEALLAGALDVVSAGVPPMLTLWDRTKGRQNVKAIASLGSMPNYLLSNNPAVKTLKDFTPQDRIAVPAAGVGFQSRTLQIETAKVYGNDQFKRFDDYSVSLPHPDATAALIAGGSEISAHFSSPPFQYQELDNPKVHKVLSSYDILGGPATFNVLYTTQKFHDDNPKTYKAFYDALAEAAQIIKADKVAAAKTYIRVEQSKLGEDFVEKIVKDPEIDFTVVPQRTFIYAQKLQELGVLKNKAASWKDYFFEEAHGGDGS is encoded by the coding sequence ATGGCTTCGGTACACAAACTCACCCTCATCGCCGGCCTGGTCGCCGCCGTGCTCGGCAGCAATGCCCAGGCTGAAGGCAAGATCAGCATCGCCCAGCAATTCGGCATCGGCTACCTGATCCTCGACGTGGTGCGCGACCAGCACCTGATCGAAAAGCACGGCAAGGCCGAAGGCCTGGACATCACCGTGGACTGGAACAGCATCTCCGGGGCCACCGCCATGAACGAAGCGCTGCTGGCCGGCGCCCTCGACGTGGTTTCGGCCGGCGTGCCGCCGATGCTGACCCTGTGGGACCGTACCAAGGGCCGGCAGAACGTCAAGGCCATCGCCTCGCTGGGCTCGATGCCCAACTACCTGCTGAGCAACAACCCGGCGGTCAAGACCCTCAAGGACTTCACCCCCCAGGACCGCATCGCCGTGCCGGCGGCCGGCGTCGGCTTCCAGTCGCGGACCCTGCAGATCGAGACCGCCAAGGTCTACGGCAACGACCAGTTCAAGCGCTTCGACGACTATTCGGTAAGCCTGCCGCACCCTGACGCCACCGCCGCCTTGATCGCCGGCGGCTCCGAGATCAGCGCGCATTTCTCCAGCCCGCCGTTCCAGTACCAGGAACTGGACAACCCCAAGGTGCACAAGGTGCTCAGCTCCTACGACATTCTCGGCGGCCCGGCGACCTTCAACGTGCTCTACACCACGCAGAAATTCCACGACGACAACCCCAAGACCTACAAGGCGTTCTATGACGCCCTGGCCGAGGCGGCGCAGATCATCAAGGCCGACAAGGTGGCGGCGGCCAAGACCTACATCCGCGTCGAGCAATCGAAACTCGGCGAGGACTTCGTCGAGAAGATCGTCAAGGACCCGGAGATCGACTTCACCGTGGTGCCGCAGCGTACCTTCATCTATGCCCAGAAGCTGCAGGAGCTGGGTGTCCTGAAGAACAAGGCGGCCAGCTGGAAGGATTACTTCTTCGAAGAGGCGCACGGTGGCGACGGGAGCTGA
- a CDS encoding molecular chaperone, translating to MNRLLLGLLLGACAASAHAGPSINIGTFYDYLEGNKSSYLKRVHNTGESTAFVRVNIHEITFAEDGTPTESPLDNNGAGAAVRQGLIASPARLIVPSQGMQATRLLYIGNRDRERYYRVRFTPVVPEREDQFAVSEEDRAAYAQSMSAGVNVMTGYGAVFFVQPKEVRFDTQIADGPKDYRVLNAGNATIELDEFKNCAASAASDCEPTRKHILRPGKAFVFDKAGRAVTFDLVEGGKKRAMVVKS from the coding sequence ATGAACAGATTACTTCTCGGCTTGCTCCTCGGCGCCTGCGCCGCCAGCGCCCACGCCGGCCCGAGCATCAATATCGGCACCTTCTACGACTACCTGGAAGGCAACAAGAGCAGCTACCTCAAGCGCGTGCACAACACCGGCGAGAGCACAGCATTCGTGCGAGTCAACATTCATGAGATCACCTTCGCCGAGGACGGCACGCCCACCGAAAGCCCGCTGGACAACAACGGCGCCGGCGCGGCCGTGCGCCAGGGGCTGATCGCCAGCCCGGCGCGGCTGATCGTCCCCAGCCAGGGCATGCAGGCCACGCGCCTGCTGTACATCGGCAACCGCGACCGCGAGCGTTACTACCGCGTGCGGTTCACCCCGGTGGTGCCGGAGCGGGAAGACCAGTTCGCCGTCTCCGAAGAGGACCGCGCCGCCTACGCCCAGTCGATGTCGGCCGGCGTGAACGTGATGACCGGCTATGGCGCGGTGTTCTTCGTGCAGCCCAAGGAGGTGCGCTTCGATACGCAGATTGCCGATGGGCCCAAGGACTATCGTGTGCTCAATGCGGGTAACGCCACTATCGAGCTTGACGAGTTCAAGAACTGCGCCGCCAGCGCCGCGAGCGATTGCGAACCCACGCGCAAGCACATCCTGCGGCCGGGCAAGGCGTTCGTGTTCGACAAGGCCGGCAGGGCAGTCACGTTCGATCTGGTGGAAGGCGGGAAGAAGCGGGCGATGGTGGTCAAGTCATGA
- a CDS encoding CS1-pili formation C-terminal domain-containing protein: MFKYAPLPVAISLVLAMSVETAHARAPVSLLLQAEGLPREFQEHFFDVPLAVRVMLDGQVLGEAMVVLSRDERVTLLDFTDTYQSAYTEQERDTWKALLQAGVGLGPCQEQCGELVAAHYSLANSELALLTSTIERGRVASTYHALPENGSTGLMLQNQLNLSGGQQQDLAGRWGLEAIASLGNWTQTFQGELSQLGGDDDRLRHSVHELHTQREWQEHFLRLGYFTPGSLGLSRQPRLFGDSPDTALGLMLGSSDSLTKDGAKSAVYPIYVTANRAATVEIYRNGSLINSQQVEPGLQALDTRPLPGGIYDIDVRLMEDGSETSRTQALVYKPSNWRNPDQRWRYNVFAGRESKLLSNWDNQADGGSTLGGAVNYLLHPRAVVGLSARQVREQNQLGGSLDLGVGERSNVYGTLYQAQGRGMGMDLQARHDYGSGNLYLSHNRSWLDNRHTWETLPGGLRVRQRNPYNGNVSQSALGVYHRLGGNDSLSARLSHSEGQVQGMGMDLGYMRSAWLLGKDSSWRLSVFDRPATVSSGLERNRGVDLSLNMALGEPRQRFTASVGSRTSRDGSNDRNASLGYHQDVEAGPVKSLSAGLQADTYGVGMTGSARFEAPLGNGELMVQRSSYNNALTGNLNLNNHLVVGAGALAFTGQHVGKEAGLIIDVESDIDGLELRADDFSGMGGVLRPGRNVLPISAYRDASVQFDFQGTHAPAASIQPARARYHLNKGGVAYQQVRVMKTVTVLGRLLDEQGLPLKGHHVINHASRGVTEVDGFFSMELSASTPTLEVLRNDQVLCQFALDLNSLETEGDLLMAGDLRCVDGATTGQLARS, from the coding sequence ATGTTCAAGTATGCCCCGTTGCCCGTCGCGATCAGCCTGGTGCTGGCCATGAGCGTGGAAACGGCGCACGCCCGTGCGCCGGTCAGCCTGTTGCTGCAGGCCGAAGGCTTGCCCAGGGAGTTCCAGGAACACTTCTTCGACGTACCCCTGGCCGTGCGCGTCATGCTCGATGGTCAGGTACTGGGTGAAGCCATGGTGGTGCTGTCGCGCGATGAGCGGGTGACCCTGCTCGATTTCACCGACACCTACCAAAGCGCCTACACCGAGCAGGAGCGCGATACCTGGAAAGCCCTGCTGCAGGCCGGTGTAGGGCTTGGGCCCTGCCAGGAGCAGTGCGGGGAGCTGGTGGCCGCGCATTACAGCCTGGCCAATTCCGAGCTCGCGCTGCTTACCAGCACCATAGAGCGCGGCCGCGTCGCCAGTACCTACCACGCGCTGCCGGAAAACGGCAGTACCGGGTTGATGCTGCAGAATCAACTTAACCTGTCCGGCGGCCAGCAGCAGGACCTTGCCGGCCGCTGGGGCCTGGAGGCAATTGCCAGCCTCGGCAACTGGACCCAGACGTTCCAAGGCGAGTTGAGCCAGCTGGGCGGTGATGACGATCGGCTGCGGCATTCGGTGCACGAGCTGCACACCCAGCGCGAATGGCAGGAGCATTTCCTGCGCCTGGGTTATTTCACTCCGGGTTCGCTCGGCTTGAGCCGCCAGCCGCGACTCTTTGGTGACAGCCCCGACACCGCGCTGGGGCTGATGCTGGGCAGTTCCGACAGCCTGACCAAGGACGGTGCCAAATCGGCGGTGTACCCCATCTACGTGACGGCCAACCGCGCGGCGACCGTGGAGATCTATCGCAACGGCTCGCTGATCAACAGCCAGCAGGTCGAGCCGGGTCTGCAGGCCCTCGACACACGGCCACTGCCGGGCGGCATCTACGATATCGACGTGCGCCTGATGGAAGACGGCAGCGAAACCTCGCGCACCCAAGCGCTTGTATACAAACCCAGCAATTGGCGCAACCCGGACCAGCGCTGGCGCTACAACGTCTTCGCCGGCCGTGAGAGCAAGCTGTTGAGCAACTGGGACAACCAGGCCGACGGCGGCAGCACGCTGGGTGGCGCGGTCAACTACCTGCTGCACCCGCGGGCGGTCGTCGGTCTCTCGGCGCGCCAGGTGCGCGAGCAGAACCAGCTCGGCGGCTCGCTGGACCTGGGCGTGGGCGAGCGTTCGAACGTCTATGGCACCCTCTACCAGGCCCAGGGCCGCGGCATGGGCATGGACCTGCAGGCGCGCCACGACTATGGCTCGGGCAACCTGTACCTGAGTCACAACCGCAGCTGGCTGGACAACCGCCACACCTGGGAGACCCTGCCCGGTGGCCTGCGCGTGCGCCAGCGCAACCCCTACAACGGCAATGTCAGCCAGAGCGCGCTGGGCGTCTACCACCGCCTCGGTGGCAACGACAGCCTGAGCGCGCGGCTGTCCCACAGCGAAGGCCAGGTGCAGGGCATGGGCATGGACCTGGGCTACATGCGCAGCGCCTGGCTGCTGGGCAAGGACTCGAGCTGGCGTCTGTCCGTGTTCGATCGCCCGGCGACGGTCAGCAGCGGCCTTGAGCGCAATCGCGGGGTCGACCTGAGCTTGAATATGGCGCTGGGCGAGCCGCGCCAACGGTTCACCGCCAGTGTCGGCTCGCGGACCTCGCGTGACGGCAGCAACGACCGCAATGCCAGCCTTGGCTACCACCAGGATGTCGAGGCCGGCCCGGTCAAGTCGCTCAGCGCGGGCTTGCAGGCCGACACCTACGGCGTCGGCATGACCGGGTCGGCGCGTTTCGAGGCGCCGCTGGGCAACGGCGAGCTGATGGTGCAGCGCTCCTCCTACAACAATGCGTTGACCGGCAACCTCAACCTGAACAATCACCTGGTGGTGGGCGCCGGCGCCCTGGCGTTCACCGGCCAGCACGTCGGCAAGGAAGCCGGGCTGATCATCGACGTCGAGTCGGACATCGACGGCCTCGAGCTGCGCGCCGACGATTTCAGCGGTATGGGCGGCGTACTGCGCCCCGGACGCAACGTCCTGCCGATCAGCGCCTACCGCGATGCCAGTGTGCAGTTCGACTTCCAGGGCACCCATGCACCGGCGGCGAGCATCCAGCCGGCGCGGGCGCGCTACCACCTCAACAAGGGCGGGGTGGCTTACCAGCAGGTGCGGGTGATGAAGACCGTGACCGTGCTCGGTCGTCTGCTGGATGAGCAAGGCCTGCCCCTCAAGGGCCACCACGTCATCAACCACGCCAGCCGCGGGGTGACCGAGGTGGACGGGTTCTTCTCCATGGAACTCAGCGCCAGCACACCCACCCTGGAGGTGCTGCGCAACGACCAGGTGCTGTGCCAGTTCGCTCTTGACCTCAACAGTCTCGAGACCGAAGGCGACTTGCTCATGGCCGGCGACCTGCGCTGCGTCGACGGCGCCACGACGGGACAACTGGCTCGCAGCTGA
- a CDS encoding CS1 type fimbrial major subunit, translated as MNGLLKKYLGAVAITTAVVSLPVMATPQEHTIKLTATVPTQTFAVVPREGDWINDPQVLSYNIASDTLTPVRKAFSVINSAAPVSAQLLYTNTPTLMSGSNSIPLAVSFNGITLTTVAQNVVVPTSATAREFQLVIAAGKTGAYTAGTYSGNVTVSFDAGTP; from the coding sequence ATGAATGGCTTGTTGAAAAAATACCTCGGCGCTGTCGCCATCACTACCGCTGTTGTCAGTTTGCCTGTCATGGCAACCCCGCAAGAGCACACTATCAAACTGACCGCCACCGTGCCGACGCAGACCTTCGCGGTCGTGCCTCGGGAAGGTGACTGGATCAACGATCCTCAGGTGCTCAGCTACAACATCGCCTCTGACACCTTGACCCCCGTGCGCAAGGCGTTCTCCGTCATCAACAGCGCCGCTCCGGTCAGCGCACAACTCCTCTACACCAATACCCCCACATTGATGTCCGGGTCCAACAGCATCCCGCTCGCCGTGAGCTTCAACGGTATCACATTGACGACCGTCGCCCAGAACGTTGTCGTTCCAACATCGGCAACTGCACGGGAGTTCCAGCTGGTCATTGCCGCCGGGAAGACCGGCGCCTACACGGCGGGTACTTACAGCGGTAATGTTACTGTCTCATTCGATGCTGGAACTCCATAA
- a CDS encoding ABC transporter ATP-binding protein — MNAVAQGHTASQISTDVLLQVQNVSLEYRTPERVVRATHEVSFEVDQGDRFVLLGPSGCGKSTLLKAVAGFIKPSAGEIRLAGTRISEPGPDRIVVFQEFDQLPAWKTVIENVMFPLLASRTLKRPEALERARYYLDKVGLTAFAQAYPHTLSGGMKARVAIARALAMQPKILLMDEPFAALDALTRRKMQEELLELWQEVRFTLLFVTHSIEEALVVGNRILLLSPHPGRVRAEINSHQYDLQSLGGVDFQASAQRIHRLLFDEGEAPVVDAPVDFNNIRIAY; from the coding sequence ATGAACGCTGTTGCGCAAGGCCACACGGCTAGCCAGATATCCACCGACGTCCTGCTGCAAGTGCAAAACGTCAGCCTCGAATACCGCACCCCGGAGCGCGTCGTGCGCGCCACCCACGAGGTCAGCTTCGAGGTCGATCAAGGCGACCGCTTCGTCCTGCTCGGCCCCTCGGGCTGCGGCAAGTCGACCCTGCTCAAAGCCGTGGCCGGCTTTATCAAGCCCAGCGCCGGCGAAATTCGCCTGGCCGGCACGCGCATCAGCGAGCCCGGTCCGGACCGCATCGTGGTGTTTCAGGAGTTCGACCAATTGCCGGCGTGGAAGACGGTGATCGAGAACGTCATGTTCCCGCTGCTGGCCTCGCGCACCCTCAAGCGCCCCGAGGCGCTGGAGCGCGCTCGCTACTACCTGGACAAGGTCGGCCTCACGGCTTTCGCCCAAGCCTACCCCCACACCCTGTCCGGCGGCATGAAAGCCCGCGTGGCGATCGCCCGGGCACTGGCCATGCAACCGAAGATCCTGCTGATGGACGAGCCGTTCGCCGCCCTGGACGCCCTGACCCGGCGCAAGATGCAGGAAGAATTGCTGGAGCTGTGGCAGGAGGTGCGCTTCACCTTGCTGTTCGTCACCCACTCCATCGAGGAGGCGCTGGTGGTCGGCAACCGCATACTCTTGCTGTCGCCGCACCCGGGCCGGGTGCGCGCGGAAATCAACAGCCATCAATACGACTTGCAGAGCCTGGGCGGCGTCGATTTCCAGGCCAGTGCCCAACGTATTCATCGCCTGTTGTTCGATGAGGGCGAGGCGCCAGTGGTGGATGCCCCGGTGGATTTCAACAATATTCGTATCGCCTACTAG
- a CDS encoding ABC transporter permease, translating into MNSIRQEYEVALEPFTQSELARTLSLPQRIWQQAWVRKSVILIVLAVLWEVAARLQNNDLLLPSFLQTAHAFIDGIASGELPAKVWISLTVLIKGYLIGIVLAFGLTTLAVSTQLGRDLLGTLTAMFNPLPAIALLPLSLLWFGLGENSLIFVLVHSVLWALALNTYSGFLGVSETLRMAGRNYGLRGLRFVWYILIPAALPSILAGLKIGWAFAWRTLIAAELVFGASSGKGGLGWYIFQNRNELYTDKVFAGLAAVIIIGLLVENLLFATFERLTIKRWGMLR; encoded by the coding sequence ATGAACAGCATTCGCCAGGAATACGAAGTGGCCCTGGAGCCCTTCACCCAATCGGAGCTGGCGCGCACGCTGTCGCTGCCCCAGCGCATCTGGCAGCAGGCCTGGGTGCGCAAGAGCGTGATCCTGATCGTGCTGGCCGTGCTCTGGGAAGTCGCCGCGCGCCTGCAGAACAACGACCTGCTGCTGCCCAGCTTCCTGCAGACCGCCCACGCCTTCATCGACGGCATCGCCAGCGGCGAGTTGCCGGCCAAGGTGTGGATCTCGCTGACCGTGCTGATCAAGGGCTACCTGATCGGCATCGTCCTGGCCTTCGGCCTGACCACGCTTGCGGTATCCACCCAGCTGGGCCGCGACCTGCTTGGCACGCTGACGGCCATGTTCAATCCGCTGCCGGCCATCGCCTTGCTGCCGCTGTCGCTGCTGTGGTTCGGGCTGGGCGAGAACAGCCTGATCTTCGTGCTGGTGCACTCGGTGCTCTGGGCGCTGGCGTTGAACACCTACTCGGGCTTTCTCGGCGTCTCGGAAACGCTGCGCATGGCCGGACGCAACTACGGCCTGCGTGGCCTGCGCTTCGTCTGGTACATCCTGATTCCGGCGGCGCTGCCGTCGATCCTGGCCGGCCTGAAGATCGGCTGGGCCTTCGCCTGGCGCACCCTGATCGCGGCTGAGCTGGTATTCGGCGCCTCGTCGGGCAAGGGCGGCCTGGGCTGGTACATCTTCCAGAACCGCAACGAGCTGTACACCGACAAGGTGTTCGCCGGCCTTGCCGCAGTGATCATCATCGGCCTGTTGGTGGAAAACCTGCTGTTCGCCACCTTCGAGCGCCTGACCATCAAGCGCTGGGGCATGTTGCGCTGA
- a CDS encoding GMC family oxidoreductase, producing the protein MATVMKKVDAVIIGFGWTGAIMAKELTEAGLDVVALERGPMQDTYPDGNYPQVIDELTYSVRKKLFVDVSKETVTIRHSVNDVALPNRQLGAFLPGKGVGGAGLHWSGVHFRVDPIELRMRSHYEERYGKHFIPKDMTIQDFGVSYEELEPYFDFAEKVFGTSGQAWTVKGQLVGQGKGGNPYAPDRSNPFPLVSQKNTVSAQLFQKAAASLGYKPYNLPSANTSGPYTNPYGAQMGPCNFCGFCSGYVCYMYSKASPNVNILPALRQVPNFELRANSHVLRVNLSADRKLATGVTYIDAQGREVEQPADLVIVAAFQFNNVRLMLLSGIGKPYDPISGEGVIGKNFAYQNMATIKAFFDKDTHTNNFIGAGGNGVAIDDFNADNFDHGPHGFVGGSPMWVNQAGSRPIAGASTPPGTPAWGSAWKKATADYFTHQVSMDAHGAHQSYRGNYLDLDPTYKDAWGQPLLRMTFDWQENDIKMNQFMAAKLTEVAKSMNPKAIAQLGKKVGEHFNTANYQTTHLNGGVIMGTDPRTSALNRYLQSWDVHNVFVPGASAFPQGLGYNPTGLVAALTYWSARAIREQYLKNPGPLVQV; encoded by the coding sequence ATGGCAACCGTAATGAAGAAGGTCGACGCGGTGATCATCGGCTTCGGCTGGACCGGCGCAATCATGGCCAAGGAGCTGACCGAGGCCGGCCTCGACGTGGTCGCACTGGAGCGCGGGCCGATGCAGGACACCTACCCGGACGGCAACTACCCGCAGGTCATCGACGAGCTGACCTACAGCGTGCGCAAGAAGCTCTTCGTCGATGTCTCCAAGGAGACCGTGACCATCCGCCACAGCGTCAACGACGTTGCCCTGCCCAACCGCCAACTGGGCGCCTTCCTGCCCGGCAAAGGGGTTGGCGGTGCAGGCCTGCACTGGTCCGGCGTGCACTTTCGGGTCGACCCGATCGAGTTGCGCATGCGCAGCCATTATGAAGAACGCTACGGCAAGCACTTCATCCCCAAGGACATGACCATCCAGGACTTCGGCGTCAGTTACGAGGAGCTGGAACCCTACTTCGACTTCGCTGAAAAAGTCTTCGGCACCTCCGGCCAGGCGTGGACGGTGAAGGGTCAACTGGTCGGCCAGGGCAAGGGCGGCAACCCCTACGCGCCGGACCGTTCCAACCCTTTCCCGCTGGTGTCGCAGAAGAACACCGTGTCGGCGCAGCTGTTCCAGAAGGCCGCCGCCTCGCTCGGCTACAAGCCGTACAACCTGCCTTCTGCGAACACCTCCGGGCCGTACACCAATCCGTACGGGGCACAGATGGGCCCGTGCAACTTCTGCGGCTTCTGCAGCGGATACGTCTGCTACATGTATTCCAAGGCCTCGCCGAACGTGAACATCCTGCCGGCGCTGCGCCAGGTACCGAACTTCGAGCTGCGCGCCAACAGCCACGTGCTGCGGGTCAACCTCAGCGCCGACCGCAAACTGGCCACCGGGGTTACCTACATCGACGCCCAGGGCCGCGAGGTCGAACAACCGGCGGACCTGGTGATTGTCGCCGCGTTCCAGTTCAACAACGTGCGCCTGATGCTGCTCTCCGGCATCGGCAAGCCCTATGACCCGATCAGCGGCGAAGGGGTGATCGGCAAGAACTTCGCCTACCAGAACATGGCCACCATCAAGGCCTTCTTCGACAAGGACACCCACACCAACAACTTCATCGGTGCTGGCGGCAACGGCGTGGCCATCGACGATTTCAACGCCGACAACTTCGACCACGGTCCTCACGGCTTCGTCGGCGGCTCGCCGATGTGGGTCAACCAGGCCGGCTCGCGGCCCATCGCCGGCGCCTCGACCCCGCCGGGCACCCCGGCCTGGGGTAGCGCCTGGAAGAAAGCCACCGCCGACTACTTCACCCACCAGGTATCGATGGACGCCCACGGCGCGCACCAGTCCTACCGCGGCAACTATCTGGACCTGGACCCGACCTACAAGGATGCCTGGGGCCAGCCGCTGCTGCGCATGACTTTCGACTGGCAGGAAAACGACATCAAGATGAACCAGTTCATGGCCGCCAAGCTGACCGAGGTGGCCAAGTCCATGAACCCCAAGGCCATCGCCCAGCTGGGCAAGAAGGTCGGCGAGCACTTCAACACCGCCAACTACCAGACCACCCACCTCAATGGCGGCGTGATCATGGGCACCGACCCGAGGACCAGCGCACTGAACCGCTACCTGCAGAGCTGGGACGTGCACAACGTGTTCGTTCCCGGTGCCTCGGCGTTCCCCCAGGGCCTGGGCTACAACCCCACCGGGTTGGTGGCGGCCTTGACCTACTGGTCGGCGCGGGCGATCCGCGAGCAGTACCTGAAAAACCCCGGCCCACTGGTGCAGGTTTAA
- a CDS encoding TauD/TfdA family dioxygenase: MSAVSLAQPAPQSFDIRPLAGHVGAEIIGLDLTRPLNDADFARVHRAHLDHHVVVFRDQRITPQQQIDFSRRFGVLQIHVLKQFLLAGHPEILIVSNIVEDGKPLGLGDAGKYWHSDLSYKELPSLGSMLHAQELPSEGGDTLFADMHRAWDTLPAHLRSAVEGRQAVHSYTARYSEGKNAANWRPTLTAEQLAQVVTVTHPVVRTHPENGRKALFVSEGFTTHIVGLPDDESRDLLAQLYAHSVLPDNVYRHRWQPHDMVFWDNRSLIHLAAGCPDHLRRKLYRTTIQGDAPF; this comes from the coding sequence ATGTCCGCCGTTTCCCTTGCCCAGCCCGCACCGCAGTCATTCGATATCCGTCCGCTCGCCGGCCATGTTGGCGCCGAGATCATCGGCCTGGACCTGACTCGACCGCTCAATGACGCCGACTTCGCCCGCGTGCATCGCGCGCATCTGGACCACCATGTGGTGGTGTTTCGCGACCAGCGCATTACCCCGCAGCAGCAGATCGACTTCAGCCGGCGTTTTGGCGTGCTGCAGATCCATGTGCTCAAGCAGTTCCTGCTGGCTGGGCACCCGGAAATCCTCATCGTGTCCAACATCGTCGAGGACGGCAAGCCGCTCGGCCTGGGCGACGCCGGCAAGTATTGGCACTCGGACCTGTCCTATAAGGAGCTGCCAAGCCTGGGCTCGATGCTGCACGCTCAGGAGTTGCCCAGCGAAGGCGGCGACACCCTGTTCGCCGACATGCACCGCGCCTGGGACACCCTGCCGGCGCACCTGCGCAGCGCCGTCGAAGGCCGGCAGGCCGTGCATTCCTACACCGCCCGCTACAGCGAGGGCAAGAACGCCGCCAACTGGCGTCCGACCCTGACCGCCGAGCAACTGGCGCAAGTGGTCACCGTGACTCATCCGGTGGTGCGTACCCACCCGGAGAACGGCCGCAAGGCGCTGTTCGTCAGCGAGGGTTTCACCACCCATATCGTCGGCCTGCCGGACGATGAAAGCCGCGACCTGCTGGCCCAGCTCTACGCCCACAGCGTGCTGCCGGACAACGTCTACCGCCATCGGTGGCAGCCCCACGACATGGTCTTCTGGGACAACCGCTCGCTGATCCACCTGGCTGCCGGCTGCCCCGACCACCTGCGTCGCAAGCTGTACCGCACCACCATCCAGGGTGATGCGCCGTTTTGA
- a CDS encoding gluconate 2-dehydrogenase subunit 3 family protein, translated as MSDSDQDNPRRDFLRKTLTLIPVVTVASSSLGLSALTAPLAAPAHAAPATPAASNYQPSWFTAEEWAFVQAAVARLIPADDLGPGALEAGAAEYIDRQMNTPYATGAQWYMQGPFVTDASPEMGYQLQLSPQQLYRLGIAAVDAQCKNQGGKTFAEQDSATQDSILKDLEAGKGDLDGVPAKAFFSLLLQNTREGFFCDPIHGGNRGMVGWTQIGFPGARADFMDWVERNEAYPFPAVSIRGERA; from the coding sequence ATGTCCGACTCCGACCAAGACAACCCGCGCCGGGATTTCCTGCGCAAGACCCTGACCCTCATTCCCGTGGTCACGGTCGCCAGCAGCAGCCTGGGCCTGAGTGCCTTGACCGCGCCACTCGCCGCCCCCGCCCACGCCGCCCCGGCCACACCCGCCGCCAGCAATTACCAGCCCAGCTGGTTTACTGCCGAGGAATGGGCGTTCGTCCAGGCGGCCGTGGCGCGCCTGATTCCGGCAGACGATCTGGGCCCCGGTGCGCTCGAAGCCGGCGCGGCGGAGTACATCGACCGGCAGATGAACACCCCTTACGCCACCGGCGCGCAGTGGTACATGCAGGGTCCGTTCGTCACCGACGCCTCGCCCGAAATGGGCTATCAGCTGCAATTGTCGCCGCAGCAGCTCTACCGGCTGGGCATCGCTGCCGTGGACGCGCAGTGCAAGAATCAAGGCGGTAAAACCTTCGCCGAACAAGACAGCGCTACCCAGGACAGCATTCTCAAGGATCTCGAAGCTGGCAAGGGCGATCTGGACGGCGTTCCGGCCAAGGCATTCTTCAGCCTGCTGCTGCAGAACACCCGTGAAGGCTTCTTCTGCGACCCCATCCACGGCGGCAACAGAGGCATGGTCGGCTGGACCCAGATCGGCTTCCCCGGCGCCCGCGCCGACTTCATGGACTGGGTGGAGCGCAACGAGGCGTATCCCTTCCCGGCGGTATCGATTCGCGGCGAGAGAGCTTGA